In Clostridium swellfunianum, a genomic segment contains:
- a CDS encoding DUF1846 domain-containing protein, giving the protein MKKGFDHEKYLEEQSKFILERVNNYDKLYIEFGGKLLFDLHAKRVLPGFDENAKIKVLHQLKDKLEVVICVYAGDIERNKIRGDFGITYDMDVLRLIDDLRSYDLDVNSVVITRYDGQPAATIFINKLERRGIKVYKHKSIPGYPMDVDTIVSDEGYGSNPYIETTKPIVVVTAPGPGSGKLATCLSQLYHENKRGIAAGYSKYETFPVWNVPLKHPLNIAYEAATVDLKDVNMIDSFHFDAYNEVSVNYNRDIETFPVLKRIIEKITGKESVYKSPTDMGVNRVGFGIVDDEIIKEASKQEIIRRYFKVGCEYKKGYVDKETYQRIKLILDELKLKQEDRRVVMPARERSAELKKACGSNDPCPVVALELHDGTILTGKSSEVMDATAAVVINAVKYLANIADDMHLISPVILGPISNLKSKDLGSRNTALSCEEVLIALSICAATNPMAEAALGKLSLLKSCQAHSTTILSRHDEETFRKLDIDITSDPEYPSENLYYSN; this is encoded by the coding sequence ATGAAAAAAGGCTTTGATCATGAGAAGTATCTAGAGGAACAATCCAAGTTTATATTAGAAAGAGTTAACAACTACGATAAGCTTTATATAGAGTTCGGGGGAAAGCTATTATTTGATCTTCATGCAAAAAGAGTTTTACCTGGTTTTGATGAAAATGCGAAGATAAAGGTCCTTCATCAGCTAAAGGATAAGCTTGAAGTAGTTATATGTGTATATGCTGGTGATATTGAAAGAAACAAAATAAGAGGTGACTTTGGCATCACTTATGATATGGATGTTTTAAGACTTATAGATGATTTAAGAAGCTATGACCTTGATGTAAACAGTGTTGTTATAACAAGATATGATGGTCAGCCAGCTGCAACAATATTTATTAATAAGCTTGAAAGAAGAGGAATAAAGGTTTATAAGCATAAGTCTATTCCTGGATATCCTATGGACGTTGATACTATAGTAAGTGACGAGGGTTATGGTTCAAATCCATATATTGAAACAACAAAGCCAATAGTTGTAGTGACTGCGCCAGGGCCTGGAAGTGGAAAGCTAGCTACTTGTTTAAGCCAGCTATATCATGAGAACAAAAGAGGAATTGCTGCAGGTTACTCAAAATATGAAACTTTCCCTGTGTGGAATGTTCCTCTAAAGCATCCTTTAAATATAGCTTATGAAGCTGCTACGGTAGATTTAAAGGATGTTAACATGATAGATTCCTTCCACTTTGATGCTTATAATGAGGTATCTGTAAACTATAATCGTGATATAGAGACCTTCCCTGTTTTAAAGAGAATTATTGAAAAGATTACAGGAAAAGAATCTGTTTATAAATCCCCAACAGATATGGGAGTTAACAGAGTAGGTTTTGGTATTGTTGATGATGAGATAATTAAAGAAGCTTCAAAACAAGAAATAATTAGAAGATACTTCAAGGTGGGCTGTGAATATAAGAAAGGTTATGTTGATAAGGAAACCTATCAGAGAATAAAGCTTATTTTAGATGAGTTAAAATTAAAGCAAGAAGATAGAAGAGTTGTTATGCCTGCTAGGGAACGTTCAGCAGAGTTAAAGAAGGCTTGTGGCAGCAACGACCCTTGTCCTGTAGTAGCCTTAGAGCTTCATGATGGAACAATTCTAACAGGAAAAAGCTCAGAAGTAATGGATGCAACTGCTGCTGTAGTTATAAATGCAGTTAAGTACTTGGCAAATATAGCAGACGACATGCATTTAATTTCTCCTGTTATACTTGGACCAATTAGTAACTTAAAATCTAAAGACTTAGGAAGCAGAAATACTGCATTAAGCTGCGAAGAGGTATTAATTGCGCTAAGCATATGTGCTGCAACAAATCCAATGGCAGAAGCAGCACTAGGAAAACTTTCTCTTTTAAAGAGCTGTCAGGCTCACTCAACTACTATACTTAGCAGACACGATGAAGAAACCTTTAGAAAATTGGATATTGATATAACTAGCGATCCGGAATATCCTTCTGAAAATCTTTACTATAGCAATTAA